A single window of Paroedura picta isolate Pp20150507F chromosome 8, Ppicta_v3.0, whole genome shotgun sequence DNA harbors:
- the EPHB1 gene encoding ephrin type-B receptor 1 isoform X3, whose product MESELQDLEDLFNSGDMNMIIPVCHPNVNQAAQTGAENHTRPQNFQADDIVIISEGETPTPRRPHVTPTARDGDAIPGTSRATPQKQARSRLQKRPPAPDTQAPSKSKKTKQDIRTAEDESKKIKEFHLFVYESLSKIKEREILIEKERAALQVQVDQMEKMTRKFASELIKTNKHYVSLAAITQGGGALSQNLSEASQGEINGPSGVSTPHHAASPSTDEADRESAHVSQSLVDAAPIPPQACVAGLSSPHIAASPDADETDGESGILTGSLNSSIPPQVYVERVRSWQRPYERFRSLVVSEEFRFVNLNRVISFANAIDELSRGVQEILNEINDRIEDGDAVQMRLDGDGIQNPVFSFKKSKALLDASEFLDFVASMLQSNREILLNDTLRLTVTISRPPRGGALRKIKSIPYSSIVQRKRRFLIDFSSDSHNLCFAAGLMGVMKRGENDATLLEAARKLHSELGWSTQKKVGLNDIAIVEDHLKVNIHVVLCSDKGWHIFKTRPLRYPDTHFILLHDQHYYGVINIKAFMGSRNFCQHCHSIYNHHHNCSIFCRMCGTSECKTILGTPRKCPNCCLYCSSDYCLKRHCELAVENEIDCPSRFWCSKCKRYRDMGHKYEECFGRSCKQCGRRLEKGEDYHDRCYLEPLKKPHASSKYIFYDFECTQENGEHCPNYAFAKAFGGDPKWPACGKSWEFKGETCLYQFVKTFTTKKQFRHCTFIAHNAKGYDSHFIVKQLILERLDPEIIAVGGKLMCVTIKSHDIKFVDSLNHLPMALAKLPKALGFQGCKGYFPHFFNTQENQNYVGPLPPIECYGVDQMMGQDRDAFLKWYEENKSMTFDFQKELAFYCKLDVHILEQACTLYREEIMNMTYKDHHCIDPLQYLTLAGVCLAMYRFNFLAPLSVAIPPPDEYHRETKRFSSSSIQWLSYIEQTENIQIRHALKGGEYRVDRFYLDGYSCVNGKKTAYDFLGCFHNGCLQCQNPHHFNKLIGKTFDQLYSATRKRCDELKRMGFEVRSIWEHEWNHLKSTDESVKAFLKTAQFPDPLHPRDALFGGRTNAITLYYKVEPGEKILYYDFTSLYPFVNATKMYPLGHPVIIQSHFAPLQNYFGFAKVKIYPPRGLFFPVLPYRVRGKLFFTLCRTCAETNQQETCQHSDEERALEGTFCTPELHVAMRLGYKVVKIVEVWHFERKSDQLFSEYIKIHLRQKQEASGYPSWCVTDADKEKYISDFQKNEGVLLRPSHITPNPAKRQIAKLFLNSLWGKFAQRTNLPTTEIVRDPDRFFELVFSENYETSACSFISDDAACVSWKHAEGRLTLSGNTNVYIAAFTTAYARLELYDLLDKLGSRCLYHDTDSVIFVSGEGDWNPPLGDYLGELTSEVPAGQHITEFVSAGPKTYAYQLSDKKVCLKVKGITLNSANREKITFDSLKDLVFTHVSGSEPGKITVSHPGIVRGRNNFVIKTKNLTKTQKVVYDKRVLKEGFKSVPYGY is encoded by the exons ATGGAAAGCGAATTGCAGGACCTAGAAG attTGTTTAATAGTGGTGATATGAATATGATTATTCCGGTCTGCCACCCAAATGTCAATCAGGCTGCTCAAACCGGTGCTGAAAACCACACAAGGCCCCAAAATTTCCAAGCTGATGACATAG tcaTAATTTCTGAAGGTGAAACACCAACACCACGTCGGCCACATGTCACACCCACAGCCAGAGATGGGG ATGCTATACCTGGGACTTCCCGCGCCACACCGCAAAAGCAGGCTAGAAGTAGACTTCAGAAGCGCCCACCAGCACCCGATACACAGGCCCCATCCAAATCAAAGAAAACGAAGCAGGACATTAGGACTGCTGAAGATGAATCTAAAAAGATAAAAGAATTTCATCTATTTGTTTATGAGAGCCTCTCAAAAATCAAGGAGAGAGAAATTCTTATAGAAAAAGAGCGTGCGGCATTACAGGTTCAAGTTGACCAGATGGAAAAGATGACACGCAAATTTGCAAGTGAGCTTATTAAAACTAATAAACACTATGTTTCCCTCGCGGCTATCacacagggagggggggctctatcTCAGAATCTCTCTGAAGCATCACAGGGGGAAATAAATGGCCCATCAGGGGTATCcacaccacaccatgctgccaGTCCCAGCACAGATGAGGCTGACAGGGAAAGCGCACATGTATCACAGTCTTTGGTTGATGCTGCTCCAATTCCTCCCCAAGCCTGTGTGGCAGGGTTATCCTCGCCACACATAGCAGCCAGCCCCGATGCAGATGAGACTGATGGGGAAAGTGGGATTCTAACTGGGTCTTTGAACTCCTCAATTCCCCCCCAAGTCTATGTGGAACGGGTCAGATCCTGGCAGAGACCGTATGAAAGGTTTCGTTCTCTGGTTGTTAGTGAAGAGTTCCGTTTTGTTAATTTAAACAGGGTGATTTCTTTTGCAAATGCTATTGATGAGCTATCAAGGGGGGTTCAAGAAATTTTGAATGAAATTAATGATCGCATCGAGGATGGAGATGCGGTGCAAATGAGATTAGACGGAGATGGGATACAAAACCCTGTCTTTTCGTTTAAGAAATCAAAGGCCCTTCTGGATGCTTCTGAGTTTCTTGATTTTGTTGCAAGCATGCTTCAGAGTAACAGAGAGATTCTTTTAAATGACACACTGCGCCTAACTGTTACTATATCACGGCCTCCCAGGGGGGGTGCTCTCCGAAAAATCAAATCCATCCCTTACAGTTCTATTGTTCAAAGAAAGAGGCGCTTCCTAATAGATTTTAGTAGTGATAGCCACAACCTCTGCTTTGCAGCAGGGCTCATGGGTGTTATGAAAAGGGGTGAGAATGATGCCACATTGTTAGAAGCAGCTAGGAAATTACATTCAGAATTGGGATGGTCTACACAGAAAAAAGTGGGACTGAATGACATAGCAATAGTTGAAGATCATTTAAAAGTAAATATCCACGTGGTGCTGTGCTCAGACAAGGGgtggcatatttttaaaacacGGCCTCTGAGATATCCTGACACACATTTCATACTTCTCCATGACCAGCATTACTACGGAGTGATTAATATAAAAGCATTTATGGGGTCAAGAAATTTCTGCCAACACTGCCATTCTATATACAATCACCATCATAACTGTTccatattctgcagaatgtgTGGTACTTCAGAGTGCAAAACAATCCTGGGGACACCACGGAAGTGCCCAAACTGTTGTCTGTATTGTAGTAGTGACTATTGCTTAAAGAGGCATTGCGAATTGGCTGTAGAAAATGAAATTGATTGCCCCTCTAGGTTCTGGTGTAGTAAATGCAAACGTTACAGGGACATGGGACATAAATATGAGGAGTGTTTTGGTAGAAGCTGTAAGCAATGTGGGAGAAGGCTGGAAAAAGGTGAAGATTACCATGACAGGTGTTACTTAGAGCCTCTGAAAAAACCACATGCTTCGTCAAAGTATatattttatgattttgaatGCACACAAGAAAATGGGGAGCACTGTCCCAATTATGCCTTTGCGAAAGCTTTTGGAGGAGACCCTAAATGGCCCGCATGTGGTAAATCTTGGGAGTTTAAGGGTGAAACATGCTTGTACCAGTTTGTTAAAACTTTTACtacaaaaaaacagtttagaCATTGCACCTTCATAGCACATAATGCCAAGGGGTATGATTCTCACTTTATTGTAAAACAACTGATTTTAGAGAGATTGGATCCCGAAATAATTGCTGTAGGGGGAAAGTTGATGTGTGTGACTATTAAAAGTCACGACATAAAGTTCGTTGATTCTCTGAATCACCTACCCATGGCCCTGGCAAAACTTCCTAAAGCTCTAGGTTTTCAAGGGTGCAAAGGTTACTTCCCACACTTTTTCAACACGCAAGAAAATCAGAATTATGTGGGGCCACTACCCCCCATTGAATGCTACGGAGTAGATCAGATGATGGGTCAAGATCgcgatgcttttttaaaatggtatgaGGAAAACAAATCGATGACTTTTGATTTCCAAAAAGAACTAGCTTTTTATTGCAAGTTAGATGTTCACATTTTGGAACAAGCCTGCACTCTATATAGAGAAGAGATTATGAACATGACATATAAAGACCACCACTGCATAGACCCATTACAATATCTCACCCTGGCGGGGGTCTGTTTGGCGATGTACAGGTTTAATTTCTTGGCACCCCTGTCTGTGGCTATTCCACCACCTGATGAATATCACAGGGAGACAAAGAGGTTTTCATCCTCATCCATTCAATGGCTCAGCTACATAGAGCAAACTGAAAATATCCAAATTCGTCACGCACTGAAGGGTGGGGAATACAGGGTTGACAGATTTTATTTAGATGGGTATTCGTGTGTTAACGGTAAGAAGACAGCCTATGATTTCCTGGGTTGTTTCCATAATGGCTGCTTGCAATGTCAAAATCCACACCACTTCAATAAATTAATAGGGAAAACCTTTGATCAGCTTTACTCTGCTACCAGGAAGAGGTGTGATGAACTTAAAAGAATGGGGTTTGAAGTCAGGAGCATTTGGGAGCATGAGTGGAATCATCTAAAAAGCACTGACGAGTCTGTGAAAGCATTCCTTAAGACAGCCCAGTTTCCTGACCCCCTACACCCTAGAGACGCACTCTTTGGGGGGAGGACTAATGCCATAACACTCTACTACAAAGTAGAGCCTGGGGAAAAGATCCTTTATTATGATTTCACCAGCCTGTATCCCTTTGTGAATGCCACGAAAATGTACCCTCTAGGCCATCCTGTGATTATTCAGAGCCATTTCGCCCCTCTTCAAAACTACTTTGGATTTGCAAAAGTTAAAATTTACCCTCCCAGGGGTCTCTTTTTCCCCGTGTTACCTTACAGGGTGAGGGGAAAGCTCTTTTTTACACTTTGCAGGACCTGTGCTGAAACAAATCAGCAGGAAACATGTCAGCATAGCGATGAAGAAAGGGCTCTGGAAGGCACATTTTGCACACCTGAATTACATGTTGCAATGAGGCTGGGGTACAAAGTTGTGAAAATTGTTGAGGTTTGGCATTTTGAGAGGAAATCCGATCAATTGTTTTCAGAGTACATAAAAATACATCTCAGGCAGAAACAGGAAGCTTCAGGCTACCCATCGTGGTGTGTAACAGATGCCGATAAGGAAAAGTACATTTCTGATTTTCAGAAAAATGAGGGTGTCCTTCTGCGACCCTCCCATATAACCCCAAACCCTGCCAAACGGCAGATTGCTAAACTATTTCTCAATTCTCTGTGGGGTAAATTTGCACAGAGAACAAACTTGCCAACCACCGAAATTGTGAGAGACCCCGATCGCTTTTTTGAACTGGTATTTTCTGAAAATTACGAGACTTCGGCTTGTAGTTTCATCAGCGATGATGCGGCTTGTGTGTCTTGGAAACACGCAGAGGGCCGTCTGACACTTTCAGGAAACACAAATGTGTACATTGCAGCTTTCACCACGGCTTATGCAAGGCTTGAACTCTATGACCTCCTCGATAAATTAGGGAGTAGATGTTTATACCATGACACAGATTCAGTGATATTTGTGAGTGGTGAAGGCGACTGGAACCCCCCTCTTGGGGATTATTTAGGCGAACTGACGAGCGAAGTCCCGGCAGGGCAGCACATAACAGAGTTTGTTTCAGCGGGACCCAAGACTTATGCTTATCAATTGTCAGATAAAAAGGTATGCTTGAAAGTAAAGGGAATCACTCTGAATTCTGCCAATAGGGAGAAGATAACTTTCGACAGTTTAAAGGATCTTGTTTTCACACACGTTTCTGGCTCTGAACCTGGGAAAATTACTGTGAGCCATCCGGGAATCGTAAGAGGGAGAAATAACTTtgtcattaaaacaaaaaatcttACAAAAACCCAGAAGGTGGTTTATGATAAGCGGGTGCTTAAGGAGGGGTTTAAGAGCGTGCCGTACGGCTATTGA
- the LOC143843296 gene encoding uncharacterized protein LOC143843296: MEEPIYEETKSAPTGTESMEEPTYEEMKPVPTGPEIAEETICVERRAPPMCVADKIPALENYEVEYRVFANIVAAAHSRVFSGCCRYCEEIAEWQEICCLGKSYSTEDEDSSDSDDANTTSDETEEMGDSGVDTTDDMAGDVKEPPPSRAQTPEPPMGADSVKGEEELRTCVQTIFPDVWDSTIDFNVLASTVHADINPACCWRCGFITLAKEIPGLKVIEIKAETPYIFLKVTECAAGEKQKQCEESGLLQEDDCETRKSI, translated from the exons ATGGAAGAGCCGATTTATGAGGAAACAAAATCAGCGCCAACGGGGACAGAGTCAATGGAAGAGCCGACTTATGAGGAGATGAAGCCCGTGCCTACGGGTCCCGAGATTGCAGAAGAAACAATATGTGTTGAGCGGAGAGCACCACCCATGTGTGTTGCGGATAAAATACCGGCA TTAGAGAACTACGAAGTGGAATACCGTGTGTTTGCAAACATAGTGGCGGCTGCCCACTCGAGAGTGTTCAGCGGGTGCTGTAGGTACTGTGAGGAAATTGCAGAGTGGCAAGAGATCTGTTGCCTGGGAAAGAGTTACTCCACTGAAGATGAGGATTCCTCTGATTCAGATGATGCAAACACAACCAGTGATGAGACTGAAGAAATGGGGGATTCCGGGGTCGATACAACTGATGACATGGCGGGAGATGTGAAAGAACCACCCCCATCACGGGCGCAGACACCAGAGCCGCCAATGggtgctgattctgtaaagggtGAGGAAGAGCTGAGGACATGTGTTCAGACTATATTCCCTGAT GTGTGGGACAGCACCATTGATTTTAACGTTCTGGCTAGTACTGTTCATGCTGATATAAACCCTGCCTGTTGCTGGCGCTGTGGTTTCATCACTCTAGCTAAGGAAATTCCAGGGTTAAAGGTGATTGAGATAAAAGCGGAAACCCCATATATATTCCTTAAAGTGACGGAATGTGCTGCAGGTGAAAAGCAGAAACAATGCGAAGAAAGCGGCCTATTGCAAGAAGATGACTGCGAAACCCGGAAGTCCATCTGA